The Fusobacterium perfoetens genome includes a window with the following:
- the glgB gene encoding 1,4-alpha-glucan branching protein GlgB — translation MIFESIKEFGEEMRLFHSEVNHRLYYSLGCHLKKEKGKWGAEFKVWAPNAKDVSVVGNFNDWDGSKHRMFFNGYHGVWSIFIPNIKEGDIYKYEITSQDGRVFLKSDPFAFYSELRPGTASIVKDVTRPYNWEDDDWLEKRSNWNPFESPMNIYEIHLGSWRRKPESEIVKIDKPDLEKTQEELKAESGFLDYREICDKLLPYILEMGYTHVEIMPLSEHPLDGSWGYQAVGYYSMTSRYGDPEGFKYLVNEFHKAGIGVILDWVPGHFCKDAHGLLKFDGTPLYEYPDEWRSENKGWGTANFNLASPEVRSFLISNAVFLFDIYHIDGIRADAVSNIIYLEYGQPEVRGLKNKYGGDEDLDAIEFLRLLNEIIFSEFKNPLMIAEEATAWPLVTRPAYVGGLGFNYKWNMGWMNDMLKYMEMDPIYRQYHHNLVTFSLMYCFSENYILSLSHDEVVHGKKSLLDKMFGRYEDKFASLRMFLGYMYGHPGKKLNFMGTEIGQFMEWRFYEELEWKMLKYPMHDSIKTYVRDLNKLYKKEKSLWEQDTTYDGFEWVDHSNYQESVISFVRKSKDEKDFLLFVCNFTPVAHFNYLVGSRDLVDYEEIFNSDRDIYSGTNILNSGVIKPKLQNINGIPYSLELNIPPLSTIILKPKFKEEEKELKEKSKIIKNIDINK, via the coding sequence ATGATTTTTGAGAGTATTAAAGAATTTGGGGAAGAGATGCGTTTGTTCCATTCAGAGGTAAATCATAGACTATATTATAGTTTAGGTTGCCACTTGAAAAAAGAGAAAGGGAAATGGGGAGCGGAGTTTAAAGTCTGGGCTCCTAACGCAAAAGATGTTTCAGTTGTAGGGAATTTTAATGATTGGGACGGCTCAAAACATAGAATGTTTTTCAACGGTTATCACGGTGTTTGGAGTATATTTATTCCAAATATCAAAGAGGGAGATATTTATAAATATGAGATTACCTCACAAGATGGTAGAGTATTTTTAAAATCAGACCCTTTTGCTTTCTATTCAGAATTAAGACCGGGAACTGCCTCGATAGTAAAAGATGTTACAAGACCATATAATTGGGAAGATGATGATTGGCTAGAAAAAAGATCTAATTGGAATCCATTTGAGAGTCCAATGAATATCTACGAAATTCACTTAGGTTCTTGGAGAAGAAAACCAGAATCAGAGATTGTGAAGATTGATAAGCCAGACTTAGAAAAAACTCAAGAGGAATTAAAAGCTGAGAGCGGATTTTTAGATTACAGAGAGATCTGTGATAAGTTATTACCATATATTCTTGAAATGGGGTATACTCACGTTGAGATAATGCCTCTTTCAGAACACCCATTAGATGGTTCTTGGGGATATCAAGCTGTTGGTTATTATTCAATGACTAGCAGATATGGAGATCCAGAAGGTTTTAAATATTTGGTAAATGAATTTCACAAGGCTGGAATAGGAGTTATACTTGATTGGGTTCCAGGGCATTTCTGTAAAGATGCACACGGACTTTTAAAGTTTGACGGAACACCACTTTACGAATATCCAGATGAATGGAGAAGTGAGAACAAAGGTTGGGGAACAGCTAATTTTAACTTAGCTAGTCCAGAGGTCAGAAGTTTTTTAATATCAAATGCAGTATTTTTATTTGATATTTATCATATAGACGGAATAAGAGCAGACGCAGTTTCAAATATTATCTATTTGGAGTACGGACAACCAGAAGTGAGAGGTTTAAAAAATAAATACGGTGGAGATGAAGACTTAGATGCCATAGAGTTTTTAAGACTTCTTAACGAAATTATATTTTCAGAGTTTAAAAATCCACTTATGATAGCAGAGGAGGCAACAGCTTGGCCACTTGTTACAAGACCAGCTTATGTAGGAGGTCTTGGATTTAACTACAAGTGGAATATGGGTTGGATGAACGATATGCTAAAGTATATGGAGATGGATCCAATATATAGACAGTATCATCACAACTTGGTAACATTCTCCTTGATGTATTGTTTCTCTGAAAACTATATTTTATCACTGTCTCACGACGAGGTAGTACACGGTAAAAAATCTTTACTAGACAAGATGTTTGGTAGATACGAGGATAAATTTGCAAGTCTTAGAATGTTTCTAGGATATATGTACGGTCACCCAGGAAAGAAACTTAACTTTATGGGAACAGAGATTGGGCAATTTATGGAATGGAGATTCTATGAAGAGCTTGAATGGAAGATGCTTAAATATCCAATGCACGATAGTATAAAAACTTACGTTAGAGATTTGAATAAACTTTATAAAAAAGAAAAATCTCTATGGGAACAAGACACAACTTATGATGGATTTGAATGGGTAGATCACAGCAACTATCAAGAGAGCGTTATATCTTTTGTAAGAAAGAGTAAAGACGAAAAAGATTTCTTGCTATTTGTATGCAACTTTACTCCAGTGGCACATTTTAACTATTTAGTAGGAAGTAGGGACCTTGTGGATTACGAGGAGATATTCAACAGTGACAGAGATATTTACTCTGGAACAAATATCCTAAATAGTGGAGTAATCAAGCCAAAATTACAAAATATAAACGGAATACCTTATTCATTGGAACTTAACATTCCACCATTATCTACAATAATATTAAAACCAAAATTTAAAGAAGAAGAAAAAGAACTAAAAGAAAAATCTAAAATAATAAAAAATATAGATATAAACAAATAA
- a CDS encoding glucose-1-phosphate adenylyltransferase yields the protein MKKEMIAMILAGGQGSRLKLLTKNIAKPAVPFGGKYRIIDFPLSNCTNSGIDTVGILVQYKPKALNNYIGIGSSWDLNRNFGGVSILPPYMQEDGGWWYKGTANSIYQNIDFIDDYDPEYVLILSGDHIYKMDYNKMLEYHKSRNADATIAVLNVSLEEASRFGIMNVKNEDEIYEFEEKPAKPKSTLASMGIYIFNWKTLRQALIEDEANDKSSNDFGKDIIPKLLGEGRKLIAYPFEGYWKDVGTVESLWEANMDLLGEKPKFDIFDKNWRIYSKSTNKPSQVIGSNAVIENSLITEGCVINGTVENSILFQGVVVEEGAVIKDSVVMCDSVVKKGSLVNRAICGRHVVVEEGKKVSGSEEIALIAEDGIVNEDVTK from the coding sequence ATGAAAAAAGAAATGATAGCTATGATATTAGCAGGAGGTCAAGGTAGTAGACTAAAACTTCTTACTAAAAATATCGCAAAACCAGCAGTTCCATTTGGTGGAAAATATAGAATTATAGATTTCCCTTTAAGTAACTGTACTAACTCAGGGATTGATACAGTTGGAATCTTAGTTCAATACAAACCAAAAGCATTAAATAACTATATAGGGATAGGAAGTTCTTGGGATTTAAACAGAAACTTTGGAGGAGTTAGTATACTTCCACCATATATGCAAGAAGACGGTGGTTGGTGGTACAAAGGTACAGCTAACTCAATCTATCAAAATATAGATTTTATAGATGATTATGACCCAGAATATGTTTTAATCCTTTCAGGAGACCATATTTATAAAATGGATTATAACAAAATGTTAGAATATCACAAATCAAGAAACGCTGACGCAACAATAGCTGTTCTTAACGTTTCTTTAGAAGAAGCTAGCAGATTCGGTATAATGAACGTTAAAAATGAAGATGAAATATACGAATTTGAAGAAAAACCAGCTAAACCAAAAAGTACATTAGCATCAATGGGAATTTATATCTTTAATTGGAAAACATTAAGACAAGCATTGATTGAAGACGAAGCAAACGACAAATCTTCAAATGACTTTGGTAAAGATATTATACCAAAATTATTAGGAGAAGGAAGAAAACTTATAGCTTATCCATTTGAAGGATACTGGAAAGACGTTGGAACAGTTGAAAGTCTATGGGAAGCTAATATGGACTTATTAGGTGAAAAACCAAAATTTGATATCTTTGATAAAAACTGGAGAATTTACTCTAAATCAACTAACAAACCAAGCCAAGTTATAGGAAGTAACGCAGTTATAGAAAACTCTCTAATAACTGAAGGTTGTGTAATCAACGGTACAGTTGAAAACTCAATCCTATTCCAAGGAGTAGTAGTTGAAGAAGGAGCAGTAATAAAAGATTCAGTTGTTATGTGTGACAGTGTAGTTAAAAAAGGTTCTTTAGTAAACAGAGCTATTTGCGGAAGACACGTTGTTGTTGAAGAGGGTAAAAAAGTTTCTGGTAGCGAAGAGATAGCTTTAATTGCAGAAGACGGAATAGTAAACGAAGATGTTACAAAATAA
- the glgD gene encoding glucose-1-phosphate adenylyltransferase subunit GlgD, with amino-acid sequence MLNNCFGILSATESRDSLRRLAAHRAVASIPIGGKYRVVDFALSNMVNSGIKLVGILTQTDSRSLRDHIGGGSAWDLNRRNKGLYMFHDKRNQAVSYDLQILKDNREFLARVKEEYVVFSSTYLIANVDIEAAVRQHIESGAVVTIVYKHTDEADKKYLDCGELQINMNGEILGVEKNSGKSKDANISMEIFIMKKSYLESLIDKVAYADYARTLKSVVYENLGKIDIKGYEHKGYLGCVNSLLTYYNTNMEMLNVDITRELFFEGRAIYSKSKDSVPTKYSKGSKVVDSLIANGCEIKGSVKGSVISRSVVIEEGAEVENCILLQNCVIKSGCKIKNVIMDKNVVLAEGTELRGSNIYPLIIEKEVLK; translated from the coding sequence ATGTTAAATAATTGCTTTGGAATATTAAGTGCAACAGAAAGTAGAGATAGTTTAAGAAGACTTGCAGCTCACAGAGCGGTAGCTTCTATACCTATCGGAGGAAAATATAGAGTAGTTGACTTTGCTTTATCAAATATGGTAAACTCTGGAATAAAACTTGTTGGTATCTTAACTCAAACAGACAGTAGATCTTTAAGAGACCATATTGGTGGAGGTTCAGCTTGGGACTTAAACAGAAGAAATAAAGGTTTATATATGTTCCACGACAAAAGAAACCAAGCAGTAAGCTATGACTTACAAATATTAAAAGACAATAGAGAATTTTTAGCAAGAGTAAAAGAGGAATATGTAGTATTCTCATCTACTTATTTAATTGCTAACGTTGATATAGAAGCAGCAGTAAGACAACATATAGAATCTGGTGCAGTTGTAACTATCGTTTACAAACACACTGATGAAGCTGATAAAAAATACCTAGATTGCGGAGAATTACAAATAAATATGAACGGAGAAATCTTAGGTGTTGAAAAAAATAGTGGAAAATCAAAAGACGCTAACATCTCTATGGAAATATTTATAATGAAAAAATCTTACTTAGAATCATTAATAGACAAAGTTGCTTACGCAGATTATGCTAGAACTTTAAAATCTGTTGTATATGAAAACTTAGGTAAGATAGATATAAAAGGTTACGAACATAAAGGATATTTAGGTTGTGTAAACTCACTTCTTACTTACTACAACACTAATATGGAAATGTTAAACGTAGATATTACAAGAGAGTTATTCTTTGAAGGACGTGCTATTTATAGTAAATCTAAAGACTCAGTTCCTACAAAATACTCGAAAGGATCTAAAGTTGTTGACTCATTAATAGCTAACGGTTGTGAAATCAAAGGTTCTGTAAAAGGAAGCGTAATTTCAAGATCTGTTGTTATTGAAGAGGGAGCAGAAGTAGAAAACTGTATTTTATTACAAAACTGTGTAATTAAAAGCGGTTGCAAAATTAAAAATGTAATAATGGATAAAAATGTTGTATTAGCTGAAGGAACAGAATTAAGAGGAAGTAATATATATCCATTAATAATTGAAAAAGAAGTTTTAAAATAG